The following coding sequences are from one Pigmentibacter sp. JX0631 window:
- a CDS encoding acyltransferase: protein MPWLYYSLKEKHLLWAKPWQEEIQKELTELETVKIGENCFISSLANIFAEPGRDIIIGNNVSIGAETFLHGPIIIEDGVSINAGVYIDGGAKGVIVKKNTRIANGTKIYAFNHGISLSKSIKEQTVTSKGITIGSDVWIGANVCIVDGVSIENQAVIGMGSVVTKNIPNGEIFAGNPAKKIGKRN, encoded by the coding sequence ATGCCATGGCTTTATTATTCTTTAAAAGAGAAACATTTGTTATGGGCGAAACCATGGCAAGAAGAAATTCAAAAAGAATTAACAGAATTAGAAACCGTAAAAATTGGAGAAAATTGTTTTATTTCTTCATTAGCAAATATCTTTGCAGAACCTGGAAGAGATATTATTATTGGAAATAATGTTTCTATTGGTGCGGAAACTTTTTTACATGGCCCTATTATTATTGAAGATGGTGTAAGTATTAATGCTGGAGTTTATATAGATGGTGGGGCAAAAGGGGTAATAGTTAAAAAAAATACTCGTATTGCTAATGGAACTAAAATATATGCCTTTAATCACGGTATTTCCCTTAGTAAATCCATAAAAGAGCAAACAGTCACATCCAAAGGAATAACGATAGGTTCTGATGTTTGGATTGGGGCAAATGTGTGCATTGTTGATGGTGTTAGTATTGAAAATCAAGCTGTCATTGGCATGGGTAGTGTAGTTACTAAAAACATTCCCAATGGTGAAATTTTTGCCGGAAATCCAGCCAAAAAAATTGGAAAACGCAACTAA
- a CDS encoding 3-hydroxybutyryl-CoA dehydrogenase, with the protein MTLLSEIKTIAVIGAGQMGSGIAQVAAQAGFQVILCDNRLEGLTKAVQGIEKSLTKLFEKGKIEEHPPAILGRIKKAVQLNDIANANFVIEAVNENENLKKEIFSQLDKILPANTIFASNTSSLPITRIATTTQRSSKFIGMHFMNPVPIMNLVEIIRGHATSEETYLITKQLAEKMQKVTVCSQDYPGFIINRILMPMINEAFYTLMEGIATAEDIDAGMKLGTNQPMGPLTLADFIGLDTCYAIMKVLHDGLGDSKYRPCPLLKKYVDAGYFGKKTGQGVYKY; encoded by the coding sequence ATGACTCTTCTTTCAGAAATTAAAACAATAGCTGTAATAGGTGCTGGGCAAATGGGAAGCGGAATTGCACAGGTCGCTGCCCAAGCTGGTTTCCAAGTGATATTATGTGACAATCGTTTAGAGGGATTAACAAAAGCAGTTCAAGGAATTGAAAAAAGCTTAACTAAATTATTTGAAAAAGGTAAAATAGAAGAACATCCCCCAGCAATTCTTGGAAGAATTAAAAAAGCTGTACAACTAAATGATATTGCCAATGCTAATTTTGTCATTGAAGCAGTAAATGAAAATGAAAATTTAAAAAAAGAAATATTTTCCCAACTCGATAAAATTCTTCCAGCAAACACAATATTTGCAAGTAATACAAGCAGTTTACCTATTACAAGAATAGCAACTACGACACAAAGAAGTAGCAAATTCATTGGCATGCATTTTATGAATCCAGTTCCTATTATGAATTTAGTAGAAATTATTCGGGGCCATGCTACTAGTGAAGAAACATATTTAATCACTAAACAACTTGCAGAAAAAATGCAAAAAGTTACTGTATGCTCTCAAGATTATCCTGGATTTATAATTAACAGAATTTTGATGCCAATGATCAATGAAGCCTTTTATACGCTTATGGAGGGCATTGCTACTGCTGAAGATATCGATGCTGGTATGAAATTAGGGACAAATCAACCTATGGGTCCTTTAACTTTAGCAGATTTTATTGGACTAGACACTTGTTATGCCATTATGAAAGTATTACATGATGGACTAGGCGACAGTAAGTACAGACCTTGTCCTTTATTAAAAAAATATGTCGATGCTGGCTATTTTGGAAAAAAAACAGGTCAAGGTGTTTACAAGTATTAA
- a CDS encoding Bd3614 family nucleic acid deaminase encodes MQNIVPEQILYYLKKQNQTDYAFLVYQNTVYFAQNIVTNDSPLTAVTKLIQGISEQYKDNAHSILRKKIYTSYFPTNKCLGMIKVAAKRFAYLSSSQTNLFPIPFEIIEIKYSIHYEINNDIKEFLHGLMLKNSKECMQAALALKEKVTIKNSLALSDRKIAAILVDENYNVLAYGLNSNAKNRTRHAEIDLIYRFYNQNKKKLPKNSKLFITLKPCIMCSNMITECAEDIVNIKVYYFEKDNGTFSKKTTLDSEIKCSLASKTSSSILEHLYLLN; translated from the coding sequence ATGCAAAATATCGTTCCAGAACAAATACTTTATTATCTAAAAAAACAAAATCAAACTGATTATGCATTTTTAGTCTATCAAAACACTGTTTATTTTGCGCAAAATATAGTAACAAACGACTCCCCTTTAACAGCAGTAACAAAACTTATTCAAGGAATATCTGAGCAATATAAAGATAATGCACACTCAATTTTACGCAAAAAAATTTATACATCATACTTTCCTACTAATAAATGTCTAGGAATGATCAAAGTTGCAGCAAAAAGATTTGCATATTTATCAAGCTCACAAACTAATTTATTTCCTATTCCTTTTGAAATTATAGAAATTAAATATTCAATTCATTATGAAATAAATAACGATATCAAAGAGTTTTTACATGGACTTATGTTAAAAAATAGTAAGGAATGCATGCAAGCAGCACTTGCTTTGAAAGAAAAAGTAACAATTAAAAATTCTTTAGCTCTTTCAGATAGAAAAATTGCTGCAATTTTAGTTGATGAAAATTATAATGTTTTAGCTTATGGTTTAAATTCGAATGCAAAAAATAGAACAAGACATGCTGAAATTGATCTAATTTACAGATTTTACAATCAAAATAAAAAAAAATTACCTAAAAATAGTAAATTATTTATCACACTAAAGCCTTGTATAATGTGTTCTAATATGATAACCGAATGTGCTGAAGATATAGTAAACATAAAAGTATATTATTTTGAAAAAGATAATGGTACATTTTCAAAAAAAACCACACTAGATAGTGAAATAAAATGCAGTTTGGCTTCAAAGACTTCATCTAGCATTTTAGAACATCTATATTTGCTTAATTAA
- the nadA gene encoding quinolinate synthase NadA: protein MAIAYQSPLPAPYPTLSETQLRARIQAVRNYFGKKLVILAHHYQRPEIVELSDIRGDSLQLAQYAAKQSEADFIVFCGVHFMAEGADILKTGNQTVVLPDLGAGCDMADMADADDVVEAWDQLVETLGHDSIMPVTYVNSSAALKAFVASKGGVICTSSNATKIVDWALQEKKVLFFYPDQHLGRNTAKKLGIPLEEMNLWNPKKPYGGLAKEMIKTTKVMLWEGCCPVHMMFTAKQIDAIRAKDPEFKIISHPECAMEVVDKSDCAGSTDFIVKTIAASPAGSKWAVGTELNLVNRIAKENADKTIISINPFMCLCGTMNRIDLPHLTWALEQIKLGTPQNIIQVHEPNRSLAKLALERMLEMSTTSLK, encoded by the coding sequence ATGGCTATTGCGTATCAATCTCCTTTACCAGCTCCCTACCCCACACTTTCAGAGACTCAGTTGCGGGCGCGAATTCAAGCCGTTAGAAATTACTTTGGAAAGAAACTTGTTATATTAGCGCATCATTATCAACGCCCAGAAATTGTTGAATTGAGTGATATTCGTGGAGATTCTTTGCAATTAGCACAATATGCAGCAAAACAATCTGAGGCTGATTTCATAGTTTTTTGCGGTGTACACTTTATGGCTGAAGGCGCTGATATTTTAAAAACAGGGAATCAAACCGTAGTCTTGCCTGATCTAGGTGCTGGCTGTGATATGGCTGATATGGCTGATGCAGATGACGTGGTTGAAGCGTGGGATCAATTGGTAGAAACTTTGGGACATGATAGTATCATGCCTGTTACTTATGTAAACTCAAGCGCAGCATTAAAAGCTTTTGTTGCAAGTAAAGGTGGAGTTATTTGTACCAGTTCTAATGCAACAAAAATTGTTGATTGGGCGTTGCAAGAAAAAAAGGTTCTTTTTTTCTATCCTGATCAGCATCTGGGAAGAAATACTGCAAAAAAATTAGGGATTCCTTTAGAAGAGATGAATTTATGGAATCCTAAAAAACCTTATGGTGGACTTGCAAAAGAAATGATAAAAACTACCAAAGTAATGCTTTGGGAAGGTTGTTGTCCTGTTCACATGATGTTTACTGCGAAACAAATAGATGCCATAAGAGCAAAAGATCCTGAATTTAAAATTATTTCACATCCTGAATGTGCTATGGAAGTTGTCGATAAATCTGATTGTGCAGGTTCTACTGATTTTATTGTTAAAACAATTGCAGCAAGTCCTGCAGGAAGTAAGTGGGCAGTTGGAACAGAGCTTAATTTAGTAAACAGAATTGCAAAAGAAAATGCGGATAAAACTATTATCAGTATTAATCCTTTTATGTGTCTTTGTGGCACAATGAATAGAATAGACTTACCGCATTTAACTTGGGCTTTAGAGCAAATAAAACTCGGAACCCCCCAAAACATTATTCAAGTGCACGAACCCAACCGATCGCTTGCAAAACTAGCTTTAGAACGTATGTTGGAAATGAGTACTACTTCTCTAAAATAA
- a CDS encoding NAD(P)-dependent alcohol dehydrogenase: protein MKSLMFESYGNSSVLKIVEENIPIPAKNEVLLKVKAAGINPLDWKIRNGDLKIMTGNKFPKYLGCEFSGIVEKQGNDITDNIVGKRIFGYMPNTMAPGAMREYICVPRSNVAVIPNSVSFEEAAGVIITCTAAHQAITELAQAKAGQSILINGCSGGLGLFALQIAKNLQLKITGTASGDGIAIAKEFGCPTVIDYKKTDVLVSNEKYDIILELSGRMPFSQAKKIMQDKSVFINPSPDLGSIIFSIFHNLFSGKKIKLLMTKYSQEKLNLLIDLMNKNLKIKVNKIYPFSEVIKAYQETEIKSPIGKNIIKFD, encoded by the coding sequence ATGAAAAGCTTAATGTTTGAAAGCTATGGTAATTCATCCGTATTAAAAATTGTTGAAGAAAATATCCCTATTCCTGCAAAGAATGAGGTCTTATTAAAAGTAAAAGCAGCAGGAATTAATCCTTTAGATTGGAAAATAAGAAATGGTGACTTAAAAATCATGACCGGAAATAAGTTTCCAAAATATTTAGGTTGTGAATTTTCAGGAATTGTAGAAAAACAAGGAAATGATATAACAGATAATATTGTTGGTAAAAGAATTTTTGGATACATGCCAAATACTATGGCTCCAGGGGCAATGCGCGAATACATCTGCGTACCAAGATCTAATGTAGCAGTTATACCAAATTCAGTTAGTTTTGAAGAAGCAGCTGGAGTTATTATAACATGTACCGCAGCTCATCAAGCTATTACAGAATTAGCGCAAGCAAAAGCAGGACAAAGTATATTAATCAATGGTTGTTCAGGCGGATTAGGATTATTTGCTCTTCAAATAGCTAAAAATTTGCAATTGAAAATTACAGGAACTGCTTCAGGAGATGGAATTGCTATTGCTAAAGAATTTGGTTGCCCAACTGTAATTGATTATAAAAAAACAGACGTCCTTGTTAGCAACGAGAAATATGACATTATTCTTGAATTATCTGGAAGAATGCCTTTTTCACAAGCAAAAAAAATAATGCAAGATAAATCAGTTTTTATAAACCCTTCGCCTGATTTAGGAAGTATTATTTTTTCAATTTTTCATAATTTATTTTCAGGAAAAAAAATTAAACTTTTAATGACAAAATATTCACAAGAAAAACTAAATTTATTAATTGATTTAATGAATAAAAATTTAAAAATTAAAGTGAATAAAATATATCCTTTTTCTGAAGTTATTAAAGCTTATCAAGAAACTGAAATAAAAAGTCCCATAGGAAAAAATATTATTAAATTTGATTAA
- the dinB gene encoding DNA polymerase IV, which translates to MPNNFSEKKIHPSLLKRKIIHIDLDAFYAAVEIRDNPLLKGKPVIIGGLPQERSVVCTCSYEARKFGVRSAMSSAMAKKLCPQAIFIRPQFEKYKKASQIVFHILQKYCSTIEPMSLDEAYLDVTNESKESSATAIAQSIRNEIYSNTQLTASAGIAPNKMVAKIASDINKPNGLTIIKPKDCYFFMQDLPLKKIPFIGPVTAQKFATHELITCRNVIEAGKDYIIEHFGESAIWVWEKAQGIDESEVCTTHIRKSFGEEETFAKDLTNVSEIQTELNRIAKSLYLILERKNIAFKTISIKVKYNNFQVKTKAKSFPLYFSDLFSMQKISNELFLEMEKTALPIRLLGVSVSNVISKNEMQQVTLFPDYI; encoded by the coding sequence TTGCCTAATAATTTTTCTGAAAAAAAAATACATCCTTCTTTATTAAAAAGAAAAATTATTCATATCGATTTAGACGCTTTTTATGCTGCTGTTGAAATTAGAGATAATCCTTTGCTAAAAGGAAAACCAGTTATTATTGGCGGGCTCCCTCAAGAAAGAAGTGTTGTATGTACTTGTTCTTATGAGGCTAGAAAATTTGGAGTCCGCTCAGCAATGTCATCTGCAATGGCTAAAAAACTTTGTCCTCAAGCTATTTTTATTCGCCCACAATTTGAAAAATATAAAAAAGCATCTCAAATCGTTTTTCATATTTTGCAAAAATATTGTTCAACCATTGAACCTATGTCTCTTGATGAAGCGTATCTTGATGTTACGAATGAGTCTAAAGAATCCTCAGCCACTGCTATAGCCCAAAGTATTCGAAATGAAATATATTCAAATACACAGTTAACTGCATCTGCAGGAATAGCTCCAAATAAAATGGTTGCGAAAATAGCATCTGATATCAATAAACCGAATGGTTTAACCATAATAAAACCTAAAGATTGTTATTTTTTTATGCAAGATTTACCTTTAAAAAAAATTCCTTTTATTGGCCCAGTAACAGCACAAAAATTCGCAACTCACGAGCTCATCACTTGTAGAAATGTTATTGAAGCTGGAAAAGATTATATCATAGAACATTTTGGTGAATCGGCAATTTGGGTTTGGGAAAAAGCTCAAGGTATTGATGAAAGCGAGGTTTGTACTACCCATATTCGTAAATCTTTTGGTGAAGAAGAAACTTTTGCAAAAGATTTAACCAATGTTTCTGAAATACAAACCGAATTAAATCGCATAGCTAAAAGTTTATATCTAATATTAGAACGCAAAAATATAGCCTTTAAAACAATTTCAATTAAGGTAAAGTATAATAATTTTCAAGTTAAAACTAAGGCAAAAAGTTTTCCATTATACTTTAGCGATCTTTTCTCAATGCAAAAAATTTCCAATGAATTATTCCTTGAAATGGAAAAAACAGCTCTTCCTATTCGATTACTAGGAGTTTCTGTTTCGAATGTTATTAGTAAGAATGAGATGCAACAGGTTACTTTATTCCCTGATTATATTTAA